In a single window of the Pseudomonas entomophila genome:
- a CDS encoding MFS transporter, whose product MRTLDVHQIIDNARFTPFHWMVMAWCGLLLIFDGYDLFIYGVVLPVIMKAWGLTPLQAGALGSYALFGMMFGALAFGSLADRIGRKKGIALCFALFSGATILNGFASSPSEFGIYRFFAGLGCGGLMPNAVALMNEYAPKRLRSTLVAIMFSGYSLGGMLSAGIGIFLLPRFGWESMFFAAAVPLLLLPVILYYLPESIGFLVRQGRQQEARTLLKRLDPNCDVQANDQLQAQDNKGQGTSVLALFREGLAVRTLALWLAFFCCLLMVYALSAWLPKLMANAGYSLGSSLSFLLVLNFGGMAGAIVGGWLGDRYSLVKVKVAFFLAAALSISLLGVNSPMPVLYLLIFIAGATTIGTQILLYAGAAQLYRLPVRSTGLGWASGIGRNGAIVGPLLGGALMGINLPLQLNFIAFAIPGAVAALAMAVHLASGRRHALVATA is encoded by the coding sequence CCCCTTCCACTGGATGGTCATGGCCTGGTGCGGCCTGCTGCTGATCTTCGACGGTTACGACCTGTTCATCTACGGCGTGGTGCTGCCGGTGATCATGAAAGCCTGGGGCCTGACGCCGTTGCAGGCCGGCGCCCTGGGCAGCTACGCGTTGTTCGGGATGATGTTCGGTGCCCTGGCGTTCGGCAGCCTGGCCGACCGTATCGGGCGCAAGAAGGGCATCGCCCTGTGTTTCGCGTTGTTCTCCGGGGCGACCATCCTCAATGGCTTCGCCAGCAGCCCCAGCGAGTTCGGTATCTACCGCTTTTTCGCCGGCTTGGGCTGCGGCGGCCTGATGCCCAATGCCGTGGCGTTGATGAACGAATACGCGCCCAAGCGCCTGCGCAGCACCCTGGTGGCGATCATGTTCAGCGGCTATTCGCTGGGCGGCATGCTTTCGGCGGGCATCGGCATTTTCCTGCTGCCGCGCTTTGGTTGGGAGTCGATGTTCTTCGCCGCCGCCGTACCCTTGCTGTTGCTGCCGGTGATCCTTTACTACCTGCCTGAATCCATCGGTTTCCTGGTGCGCCAGGGTCGCCAGCAGGAGGCTCGCACGCTGTTGAAACGTCTCGATCCAAATTGTGACGTGCAAGCCAACGACCAGTTGCAGGCGCAGGACAACAAAGGCCAAGGCACTTCGGTGCTGGCACTGTTCCGCGAGGGCCTGGCGGTGCGCACCCTGGCTCTGTGGCTGGCGTTCTTCTGCTGCCTGCTGATGGTCTACGCGCTGAGCGCGTGGCTGCCCAAGCTGATGGCCAACGCCGGCTACAGCCTGGGTTCGAGCCTGTCGTTCCTGCTGGTGCTGAACTTTGGCGGCATGGCCGGGGCGATCGTCGGCGGCTGGCTGGGCGACCGCTACAGCCTGGTCAAGGTCAAGGTGGCGTTTTTCCTCGCCGCCGCGCTGTCGATCAGCCTGCTGGGGGTGAACAGCCCGATGCCGGTGCTGTACCTGCTGATCTTCATCGCCGGTGCCACCACCATCGGCACGCAGATCCTGCTGTATGCCGGCGCTGCCCAGCTGTACCGCCTGCCGGTGCGCTCCACGGGGCTTGGCTGGGCCTCCGGCATCGGCCGCAACGGTGCCATCGTCGGCCCGCTACTCGGTGGCGCGCTGATGGGCATCAACCTGCCACTGCAACTGAACTTCATCGCCTTCGCCATCCCCGGCGCGGTCGCCGCGCTGGCCATGGCCGTGCACTTGGCCAGCGGCCGGCGCCACGCCCTGGTTGCGACGGCCTGA
- a CDS encoding muconate cycloisomerase family protein translates to MTSPTIDRLEAIIVDLPTIRPHKLAMHTMQQQTLVIIRLRCSDGIEGIGEATTIGGLAYGYESPEGIKANIDAYLAPALVGLPAGNINAAMLMLDKLAKGNTFAKSGIESALLDAQGKRLGLPVSELLGGRVRDSLEVAWTLASGDTARDIEEAERMLEARRHRLFKLKIGANPLEQDLRHVLAIKRELGERASVRVDVNQYWDESQAVRACQVLGDNGIDLIEQPISRINRAGQVRLNQRSPAPIMADESIESVEDAFSLAAIGAASIFALKIAKNGGPRAVLRTAQIAEAAGIALYGGTMLEGAVGTLASAHAFLTLRQLTWGTELFGPLLLTEEIVCEPPQYRDFQLHVPTTPGLGLTLDEAQLKRFARGC, encoded by the coding sequence ATGACAAGCCCGACCATCGACCGGCTGGAGGCGATCATCGTCGACCTGCCGACCATCCGCCCGCACAAGCTGGCCATGCACACGATGCAGCAGCAGACCCTGGTGATCATTCGCCTGCGTTGCAGCGACGGTATCGAGGGCATTGGCGAAGCCACCACCATTGGTGGCCTGGCCTACGGCTATGAAAGCCCGGAAGGGATCAAGGCCAACATCGACGCCTACCTGGCACCCGCGCTGGTCGGCTTGCCGGCAGGCAATATCAACGCCGCCATGCTCATGCTGGACAAGCTGGCCAAGGGCAACACCTTCGCCAAGTCCGGCATCGAGAGCGCGCTGCTCGATGCCCAGGGCAAACGCCTGGGGCTGCCGGTCAGCGAGCTGCTGGGCGGGCGGGTACGCGACAGCCTGGAAGTGGCCTGGACCCTGGCCAGTGGCGACACCGCACGGGACATCGAAGAGGCCGAGCGCATGCTCGAAGCGCGCCGCCACCGCCTGTTCAAACTGAAGATCGGCGCCAACCCGCTGGAGCAGGACCTCAGGCATGTGCTGGCGATCAAGCGCGAGCTCGGTGAGCGCGCCAGCGTGCGGGTGGACGTCAACCAGTACTGGGACGAGTCCCAGGCCGTCCGCGCTTGCCAGGTGCTGGGCGACAACGGCATCGACCTGATCGAGCAACCCATCTCGCGGATCAATCGCGCTGGCCAGGTTCGCCTGAACCAACGCAGCCCGGCGCCGATCATGGCCGACGAGTCCATCGAAAGCGTCGAGGATGCCTTCAGCCTGGCCGCCATTGGTGCGGCAAGCATCTTCGCCCTGAAGATCGCCAAGAACGGCGGCCCTCGCGCCGTGCTGCGCACCGCGCAGATTGCCGAGGCCGCAGGCATCGCCCTGTACGGCGGGACCATGCTCGAAGGTGCGGTCGGCACCCTGGCTTCGGCGCATGCCTTTCTCACCCTGCGCCAGCTGACCTGGGGTACCGAGCTGTTCGGGCCGCTGTTGCTGACCGAGGAGATTGTCTGCGAACCGCCGCAGTATCGCGATTTCCAGCTGCATGTACCGACTACGCCCGGCCTGGGCCTGACCTTGGATGAAGCGCAACTGAAGCGCTTCGCCCGCGGTTGTTGA